In Oryza glaberrima chromosome 8, OglaRS2, whole genome shotgun sequence, the following are encoded in one genomic region:
- the LOC127783264 gene encoding uncharacterized protein LOC127783264 codes for MPFPFHLISSHSMQRLNGNATAHSDALEHAPSATAASSSSRRPPWTKSGQAIAPTSSPRPPLQNPSRIPGSQPMPQRGGRSASSTLSPAAGHRRPFLTLGSKTEGTSTPSPCRFPSLPGRLLHCHRCSDQSKLRSSFNGEIVIGEVIGLIADLREVLYQPTQVLPFL; via the exons ATGCCGTTCCCGTTCCATCTAATTTCGTCCCATTCCATGCAGCGGTTAAACGGAAACGCGACCGCGCACTCCGACGCTCTGGAGCACGCACCGAGTGCCACCGCTGCATCATCATCGTCGCGCCGGCCTCCGTGGACCAAATCCGGCCAAGCCATCGCCCCAACATCATCACCACGACCTCCTCTTCAAAATCCCTCAAGAATCCCAGGCTCCCAGCCAATGCCGCAACGTGGAGGGAGATCGGCGTCGTCTACCTTAAGTCCGGCCGCCGGCCATCGTCGCCCATTCCTCACTCTCGG CTCGAAGACCGAAGGaacgtcgacgccgtcgccatgcCGATTTCCGTCGCTGCCGGGTCGTCTTCTCCACTGTCACCGATGTTCAGACCAATCCAAGCTGCGGTCAAGCTTCA ATGGCGAAATCGTTATCGGTGAGGTGATTGGACTTATAGCTGATCTCAGGGAGGTATTATATCAACCAACGCAAGTATTGCCCTtcctttga
- the LOC127781192 gene encoding two-component response regulator ORR13 has protein sequence MSSPHVLVVDDTHVDRHVISMALMRHNVRVTAVESVMQALVFLDSEHDVNMIVSDYCMPQMTGYDLLMEVKKSPRLAHLPVIIASSDNIPERIRKCFDGGAKDYILKPVKIADVPRILNYI, from the exons ATGTCATCCCCCCATGTGCTTGTTGTGGATGATACCCATGTTGATCGACATGTTATTTCCATGGCCTTAATGCGCCATAACGTCCGAG TGACTGCAGTAGAAAGTGTCATGCAAGCATTAGTGTTTTTGGACTCG GAACATGATGTGAACATGATTGTTAGTGACTATTGTATGCCACAGATGACCGGCTATGACTTACTCATGGAAGTGAAG AAATCACCTAGACTGGCACATCTCCCGGTGATAATTGCTTCCTCTGATAACATCCCAGAAAGGATCAGAAA GTGCTTCGATGGAGGAGCAAAGGATTATATTCTAAAGCCAGTCAAGATTGCTGATGTGCCTCGTATTCTAAACTACATATGA
- the LOC127781290 gene encoding uncharacterized protein LOC127781290: protein MSVQCAVRPLAALPAAAGTSRSRRVGGANHVAVAAVPSSARRPRRAAAVAPVRAAESSPPAAAPAPPSSGAAAGKAVVPDEEFTLAKVSFGVIGLGVGGTLLSYGFGAYFNLLPGSEWSALMLTYGFPLTIIGMALKYAELKPVPCTTYADAFALREKCATPILNQVRSDVTRYRYGDEQHLDEALKRIFQYGLGGGIPRRSAPILQNIREEVTDDGKYSLVLVFEAKALEISDFEKRQAKFTSFFGPGIKAEIGKGGDDLYEVRLISETT, encoded by the exons ATGTCTGTGCAGTGCGCGGTCCGGCCGCTCGCggcgctcccggcggcggcgggcacgtcGCGCTCGCGCCGCGTTGGCGGGGCGAACCATGTCGCTGTTGCTGCCGTGCCGTCTTCGGCCCGCCGGCCGAggcgcgctgccgccgtcgcgccggtcAGGGCGGCCGAGTCgtccccgccggccgcggcgcccgcgccgccgtcgtccgggGCCGCGGCCGGGAAGGCCGTCGTCCCCGACGAGGAGTTCACCCTCGCCAAG GTTTCGTTCGGTGTGATTGGGCTAGGTGTCGGTGGCACCCTCTTGTC GTATGGATTCGGGGCGTATTTCAACCTGCTTCCTGGTTCGGAGTGGTCTGCACTTATGCTAACATATGGTTTTCCACTCACCATCATCGGCATGGCATTGAAG TATGCTGAACTGAAACCGGTGCCTTGCACAACCTACGCCGATGCTTTTGCTCTAAGAGAAAAGTGTGCTACCCCTATCCTCAATCAG GTCAGGAGTGATGTTACACGTTACAGATACGGTGATGAGCAGCACCTGGATGAAGCACTGAAGAGGATCTTTCAATATGGTTTG GGTGGTGGAATTCCAAGGCGTAGTGCACCTATTTTACAAAACATTCGGGAAGAA GTAACTGATGATGGGAAGTACAGTTTAGTACTTGTATTTGAAGCCAAAGCATTGGAGATATCCGATTTTGAGAAGAGACAG GCCAAATTCACATCCTTTTTTGGTCCTGGGATTAAGGCAGAAATTG GAAAAGGTGGTGATGATCTATATGAAGTTCGTCTTATCTCAGAAACTACTTAG